The Manihot esculenta cultivar AM560-2 chromosome 1, M.esculenta_v8, whole genome shotgun sequence genome has a window encoding:
- the LOC110621525 gene encoding uncharacterized protein LOC110621525, with product MEKIQESRNPRQPQPTNPNPLLWDCGSSLYDSFELKSLERQLYSAIHSKTLSMPRLPGRRAAAAAAAVPNPQPPLIPLPPPTAVSKKPSKISRSLHKLFKFVFRFKQNSRPGHEYYVVYDKSGALSTIPEVPEIEFGGFSPDINSLVRRSGSERFTATSMMGISCV from the coding sequence ATGGAAAAAATTCAAGAATCAAGAAATCCTCGCCAGCCACAACCCACTAACCCAAACCCTCTTCTATGGGATTGTGGAAGCTCTCTCTATGATTCTTTTGAGCTTAAATCTCTCGAGCGTCAACTTTACTCTGCTATACATTCGAAAACTTTATCCATGCCTCGTTTACCCGGTCGCAGAgcggcggcggcggcggcggcggtTCCGAATCCACAGCCTCCTTTAAtccctcttcctcctcctaCTGCTGTATCCAAGAAACCCTCTAAAATTTCTCGATCACTCCACAAGTTATTCAAATTTGTGTTCCGGTTTAAACAGAATTCTAGACCAGGTCATGAATACTACGTCGTTTATGACAAGTCTGGGGCTCTTTCCACCATTCCTGAGGTGCCAGAGATTGAGTTTGGTGGATTCTCGCCTGACATTAACTCCTTGGTGAGGAGAAGTGGGTCGGAGAGGTTCACGGCCACTTCCATGATGGGTATTTCATGCGTCTGA